Proteins encoded within one genomic window of Rhododendron vialii isolate Sample 1 chromosome 1a, ASM3025357v1:
- the LOC131307029 gene encoding cytochrome b561 and DOMON domain-containing protein At3g61750, giving the protein MEDSRLRVSHLGLAILIVFSGFTVSAAQNGGGDSTGETAARCNADLSTFIPLPYSDTSNMVCKPVWNTYVVQYSQTKDHVVTIVLSATYTTGWVGMAFSKDGMMLNSSAMVGWISKEGQPHIKQYYLKGFEQGDVIPDKGDLPLSNVPKFVVLREATIYIAFQLNFSAPLGRQPVLLAFGTRYPTKHHHLYQHDAKTSMIFDFSAGSVSVSSAAAPDKIGQTKRTHGILGLIGWGLLLPYGVIAARYFKHHDPLWFYLHAGIQFVGFILGLAGIVLGVSLYNQIHAQFHTHRGIGIFVLVLIVLQILAFFAWPDKDSKIRKYWNWYHHWIGRIALLFGNVNIVLGIQIGHAGNEWKVGYGFLLGTVLVAIIVLEVLSMKRRLKETDTHPAFQMNSLQ; this is encoded by the exons ATGGAGGATTCGAGATTGAGGGTTTCTCACCTGGGGTTGGCGATTCTGATTGTTTTTTCGGGATTCACGGTTTCGGCCGCACAAAATGGGGGCGGCGACAGTACTGGTGAGACGGCGGCTCGCTGCAATGCGGATCTCTCCACGTTTATCCCTCTGCCGTATAGTGATACATCGAATATGGTGTGTAAGCCTGTTTGGAATACGTATGTTGTTCAG TACTCCCAAACCAAAGACCATGTTGTGACCATTGTACTATCTGCTACATACACCACTGGATGGGTAGGGATGGCGTTTTCAAAAGATGGAATGATGCTTAATTCTAGTGCCATGGTGGGATGGATTAGTAAAGAAGGTCAACCACATATCAAACAGTATTATTTGAAGGGATTTGAGCAGGGGGATGTCATACCAGATAAAGGTGATTTGCCACTCTCTAATGTCCCAAAATTTGTTGTCCTTCGTGAAGCCACGATCTACATAGCTTTTCAGCTCAATTTTTCCGCTCCTCTTGGTCGTCAACCGGTTCTATTGGCATTTGGCACCAGATATCCCACAAAGCACCATCACCTATATCAACACGACGCCAAAACAAGCATGATATTCGATTTCTCTGCAG GTTCTGTATCTGTATCTTCTGCTGCTGCACCTGATAAAATCGGTCAAACGAAGAGGACCCATGGGATACTGGGTTTGATTGGATGGGGTCTGCTTCTTCCTTATGGCGTGATTGCCGCGAGATACTTTAAGCATCATGATCCCCTGTGGTTTTACCTTCATGCTGGCATTCAGTTTGTGGGGTTTATACTAGGGCTCGCTGGTATCGTGCTTGGAGTGTCACTCTATAACCAAATCCATGCCCAATTTCACACACACAGAGGCATCGGAatctttgttcttgttcttaTTGTTCTCCAG ATCTTGGCATTCTTCGCATGGCCTGATAAAGACAGCAAGATCCGCAAGTATTGGAATTGGTATCACCACTGGATCGGAAGGATTGCCCTTTTGTTTGGAAATGTTAACATCGTACTGGGAATTCAAATTGGTCATGCGGGGAATGAATGGAAGGTTGGTTATGGATTTCTTCTGGGTACAGTTTTAGTTgcaattattgttttagaagTTTTGTCCATGAAACGAAGGTTGAAGGAGACAGATACCCATCCAGCGTTTCAAATGAACTCACTTCAGTGA